The following proteins are encoded in a genomic region of Pseudomonadota bacterium:
- a CDS encoding rod shape-determining protein → MLSKLLGYFSTDMAIDLGTANTLVYVRGRGIILNEPSVVAIEEHKGRTVVLAVGEGAKLMLGRTPGTIRATRPLRDGVIADFHTAEAMLKYFIHKAHKRKSFVSPRIIICVPSGATEVEKRAIRESAESAGARKVALIEEPMAAAIGAGLPVTEASGSMVVDIGGGTTEVAVISLGGIVYSRSVRVGGDKMDEAIINYIRRTQNLLVGESSAARIKKEIGCAYPPDDGDGRTMQIKGRDLVNGVPKEIVVTERQ, encoded by the coding sequence ATGCTCTCAAAACTGCTGGGATATTTCTCGACCGACATGGCCATTGACCTCGGCACCGCAAATACCCTGGTCTACGTGCGGGGCCGCGGGATTATCCTGAACGAACCGTCTGTAGTCGCCATCGAGGAGCACAAGGGGCGCACCGTGGTTCTGGCTGTCGGCGAGGGAGCCAAGCTGATGCTGGGTCGCACGCCTGGCACCATCCGGGCGACCCGCCCCCTGAGGGACGGTGTGATCGCCGACTTCCACACGGCCGAGGCGATGCTGAAATACTTTATCCACAAGGCTCACAAGCGCAAGAGTTTCGTCAGCCCGAGAATCATCATCTGCGTTCCCTCCGGCGCGACCGAGGTGGAGAAACGGGCCATCCGCGAATCTGCTGAATCCGCTGGCGCCCGTAAAGTGGCGCTGATCGAGGAGCCCATGGCAGCCGCCATCGGGGCCGGCCTGCCGGTGACAGAGGCATCGGGCTCCATGGTCGTTGACATCGGCGGCGGCACCACCGAAGTGGCGGTGATCTCGCTGGGTGGCATTGTCTATTCCCGTTCGGTCCGTGTGGGCGGGGACAAGATGGACGAGGCCATCATCAACTATATCCGCCGCACCCAGAATCTTCTGGTCGGGGAATCCTCGGCCGCGCGTATCAAGAAGGAAATCGGCTGCGCCTATCCCCCGGACGATGGCGATGGCAGAACCATGCAGATCAAGGGCCGCGACCTGGTCAACGGCGTGCCAAAGGAAATCGTGGTGACCGAGCGCCAGAT